One Thalassotalea sediminis DNA segment encodes these proteins:
- a CDS encoding TonB-dependent receptor has translation MESVRFKKSYLIMCLGITFGHSNAVYAFNAETDSAQEENVEVITVKGVRGSIVRSLNNKYLNSNVSDSISSEDLGKFPDMNLSESLQRIPGVTINRNQNGEGSQINVRGLGPQFTRVEINGMSAPGGGSAGRLGTNGGGRGFSFELLPSELFSNATVTKSSDAGQSEGGLAGVVTLETPKPFQHQGLKFSSSLQGNYNDKTNDIDPRAFVTLSNNIDDKFGYAVAVAHSKGDFRTDGAENGVWRPLSVIDPSVDADSALGSALVANGTRLYSFIEERDNTAATLALQYSPSQSLEFTFNSIYAELSNHKAAHRNDIPLEHLGVQALRDSLVIENGVIVAGSFDNVQHRVGPRITDIDDKFFQSSLSAKWMPNDNWEITPYIGISNREAKRKQSLLSFKLNNETGANVPGILSYNVRGDYVDFNSTLTDFSSNPEDFSLNVLIFRPSVDDAEEVTSKVDFTRYFDHEYLSRVDFGFRYSIQEKNVVEQDYRIGRDAGWNPNLGPSLKDSMIMLDYDVDGADPSFTNKMFSVDPNGYQDVWFVNGEVSPTGQSLIPGTSVQNRASSAALNSYNVEEKILNAYVKVDFDWDDITANVGVRYVKTDQDIDGFTTALGGIDAISFASDYTELLPSASLRYELSPELLVRAAYSKTLTRPNLPDLAPSERIFAPDVNSATGQRGNPDLKPFTSDNLDLSIEWYFGDEALLAANVFRKDLDGLIDTTTFTANRDFVTQLSPEIFNGDVFFTQPSNGASASIKGFELSYQQPFSFAPEGVLQNFGFLANYTKTSSDADFGIENDVRSTGLPGLSPTSFNASLYYDDGTLDAKISYAWRERYLAQTSDDFGEPRFIDDYGQLDLSANYSVNENLQIQLQVLNLADENIIAKTFVHKTGYLPYGVTDLNRRVLLGVRYSF, from the coding sequence ATGGAATCCGTCAGATTTAAAAAATCATATTTAATAATGTGTTTAGGTATCACGTTTGGTCATTCTAATGCAGTGTATGCTTTTAATGCCGAGACTGACAGTGCTCAAGAAGAAAACGTAGAAGTTATTACAGTTAAAGGGGTAAGAGGAAGCATTGTAAGGTCTTTAAATAATAAATATTTAAATAGTAACGTGTCAGACTCAATTAGTTCAGAAGATCTTGGTAAGTTTCCCGATATGAACTTATCTGAATCTTTACAACGAATTCCTGGTGTTACTATTAATCGAAACCAAAATGGTGAAGGTTCACAAATTAATGTTCGTGGTCTTGGGCCTCAATTTACGCGAGTCGAAATTAATGGTATGTCAGCACCCGGTGGTGGTAGCGCAGGAAGATTAGGAACGAATGGTGGTGGCCGAGGTTTCAGCTTTGAGCTTTTACCTTCAGAACTTTTTAGCAATGCTACTGTTACAAAATCATCAGACGCCGGCCAAAGTGAAGGTGGGCTAGCAGGGGTTGTTACACTCGAAACACCTAAACCATTTCAGCATCAAGGCTTAAAGTTTTCCTCGTCACTACAGGGAAATTATAATGATAAAACAAACGATATAGATCCAAGAGCTTTTGTAACACTAAGTAATAACATTGATGATAAGTTTGGCTATGCCGTTGCTGTTGCGCATTCTAAAGGTGACTTTAGAACTGATGGTGCGGAAAATGGTGTTTGGCGTCCATTATCGGTCATCGATCCTAGTGTTGATGCTGATTCAGCTTTAGGGTCTGCACTGGTTGCTAATGGCACAAGGTTATATTCATTTATTGAAGAGCGTGATAATACCGCAGCAACGTTAGCTCTACAGTATAGTCCATCACAATCATTAGAATTTACCTTTAACAGTATCTACGCCGAACTCAGTAATCATAAAGCTGCACACCGTAACGATATTCCTTTAGAACATCTCGGTGTACAAGCACTAAGAGACAGTTTAGTCATTGAAAATGGCGTTATTGTTGCGGGGAGCTTTGACAATGTTCAACATAGGGTTGGCCCGCGTATTACGGATATTGATGATAAATTTTTCCAATCGTCATTGTCGGCCAAATGGATGCCAAACGATAACTGGGAAATAACGCCTTATATTGGTATTTCGAATCGAGAAGCGAAAAGAAAGCAATCTTTACTTTCTTTTAAATTAAATAATGAAACAGGCGCAAATGTGCCAGGGATTCTTTCATATAATGTGCGCGGTGATTATGTTGACTTTAATAGTACACTAACTGACTTTTCATCAAATCCAGAAGACTTCTCTTTGAATGTTCTTATTTTCCGACCCAGTGTTGATGATGCAGAAGAAGTGACGTCAAAAGTTGATTTTACTCGATACTTTGATCATGAGTACTTAAGCCGTGTTGATTTTGGCTTTAGATATTCAATACAAGAGAAAAATGTTGTCGAGCAAGATTATCGTATTGGTCGTGACGCTGGTTGGAACCCTAATCTTGGCCCAAGCCTTAAAGATTCGATGATTATGCTTGATTACGATGTAGATGGTGCAGATCCAAGCTTTACTAACAAAATGTTTTCAGTAGATCCTAATGGATATCAGGATGTTTGGTTTGTTAACGGTGAGGTTTCACCAACGGGTCAGTCATTAATTCCAGGTACATCTGTACAAAATCGAGCAAGTTCCGCTGCACTTAATTCTTATAATGTTGAAGAGAAAATATTAAATGCATACGTTAAGGTAGATTTTGATTGGGACGATATTACTGCCAATGTTGGCGTTAGGTATGTAAAAACAGATCAAGATATTGATGGTTTTACCACTGCATTGGGTGGAATTGACGCCATTTCTTTTGCTAGTGATTACACTGAGCTATTGCCGAGTGCTAGCCTACGTTATGAATTATCTCCAGAGTTATTAGTAAGAGCGGCTTACTCAAAAACACTAACGCGACCAAACCTGCCAGATCTTGCACCTTCTGAGCGTATTTTTGCACCAGATGTTAACTCTGCTACAGGACAGCGCGGAAACCCTGATTTAAAGCCGTTTACTTCAGATAACCTTGATTTAAGTATCGAATGGTACTTTGGTGATGAAGCGCTACTTGCTGCTAATGTCTTTAGAAAAGATCTCGATGGACTTATAGATACCACAACATTTACGGCTAATCGTGATTTTGTGACGCAGTTAAGCCCAGAGATCTTTAATGGTGATGTGTTCTTTACACAGCCGTCAAATGGCGCATCAGCCTCAATTAAAGGGTTCGAACTTTCATATCAACAGCCTTTTAGTTTTGCACCAGAGGGGGTATTACAAAATTTTGGTTTCTTAGCGAACTACACTAAAACCTCAAGTGATGCTGATTTTGGTATCGAAAATGATGTTCGAAGCACTGGGCTGCCTGGTTTATCGCCAACAAGTTTTAATGCTTCATTATATTATGATGATGGCACATTAGATGCCAAGATATCTTATGCTTGGCGAGAGCGTTATTTGGCGCAAACATCAGATGACTTTGGAGAGCCGCGCTTTATTGATGATTACGGTCAATTAGATTTATCTGCTAATTATAGTGTTAATGAAAACTTGCAGATACAATTGCAGGTGTTGAATTTAGCGGATGAAAATATTATTGCGAAAACGTTTGTCCATAAAACGGGGTATTTACCTTATGGTGTTACGGATCTCAATAGAAGAGTGTTACTAGGTGTGCGTTATTCATTTTAA